Genomic DNA from bacterium:
AACACTTCCAATAATCTCTCCTCTTAAGACACGCTCTCCTACTAAAACAAACAACTCATTACAGTGAGCATAATGTGACGTCTTTCCATCTGCATGCATAATCACAACTAACTTCCCATACCCTTTATACTGATTAGAAAAAGTAACAACTCCTCCCCGAATAGCTCGAATCGGAGTTCCAACAGGAGCAGCAAGGTCAATTCCATTATGATGATGAATCACCTTACTTACTGGATGCTGCCGTATTCCAAATGTACTTGTTAACTTTGAAAAAGGAAGGGGAGCTGAAATGGCAACTAGTGACGCACTACTTTCAGCATAACAACACGGAACTAGCCAAAGCGCTACTACTGCTAAGTAAAGAACTCTACTTGCCATAGCTCTTATCTTTACTTATTCGAATGACCTGAGAGGAAACCCAGGCAGTTTTTCCAGTTGGTGTTATTACTCGATTCCAGCCTTCTTGCTCGCCATTAATAAGAAGCTCTGTTCCTTGACGAAGAGTCATTAATGAAGCGCTCTTTATAGAAGGCGCTACTCGTACATGAGCATTATGAGTGGTAATCGTTCCTGTTTTGTATGAAAATTCCGCCGGATTTTGCTCTTTTCTCCTATTAAAAGATATTGGCACTGACTCTTTGCTTTTAGATAAAGCATCAATAGCCACACCTTGCTTTTTTACCTCTTT
This window encodes:
- a CDS encoding M23 family metallopeptidase, coding for MASRVLYLAVVALWLVPCCYAESSASLVAISAPLPFSKLTSTFGIRQHPVSKVIHHHNGIDLAAPVGTPIRAIRGGVVTFSNQYKGYGKLVVIMHADGKTSHYAHCNELFVLVGERVLRGEIIGSVGESGVATGAHLHLEIRDGGNPVNPIEYLRER
- a CDS encoding SH3 domain-containing protein, which gives rise to MQHSSSTLAALLRESEDNRYQEDTKRTVYEAGSQSLRKRALTLLPWGITVVLLIGIIVQYWHYQQSPYYVGIPLRGESEIGGEEENEAKFQQMAQVLKLLVKEVKKQGVAIDALSKSKESVPISFNRRKEQNPAEFSYKTGTITTHNAHVRVAPSIKSASLMTLRQGTELLINGEQEGWNRVITPTGKTAWVSSQVIRISKDKSYGK